Proteins co-encoded in one Listeria ivanovii subsp. ivanovii genomic window:
- the dltD gene encoding D-alanyl-lipoteichoic acid biosynthesis protein DltD has protein sequence MKKKLWMTFGPLLVAFAVFLFVLFGPSSLFSYVSPNAVKKSATSMNESVIQGLDIQKEALREGSYLPIFGSSELSRIDPFHPSVVSQKYDQGYTPFLLGRPGTQSLSHFLDVNALGNDLKGKKVAVILSPQWFGPKGVSDPSFGANFSPLHAYKFALEDTKNTPERRYAAKRLLSFQVVQSDSTLKNLLENIVAKGPKKPHDRKLTKIAGNIELKILKRKDDLESKVIAGSKQERVDKGLKALPEKLDYNQLDQLAKEAGEKGTGPNPFQVKEDYYKKKIQPIEGELKNSRTKLRYDLDSPEYGDLQLLMDSLKKAGADVIFINPPINGKWVDYIGLNEQGLENYYAKTKQQIESQGFRYYSLEEYQNKPYYLEDPIHLSWRGWVKIDQVLADFVKDPIQTNYTPTADDFYKNHHPDPGQKKIQK, from the coding sequence ATGAAAAAAAAGCTGTGGATGACATTTGGACCGTTATTGGTCGCATTCGCGGTTTTCCTTTTCGTTCTTTTTGGACCTAGTAGCTTATTTTCCTACGTTTCTCCTAATGCCGTGAAAAAAAGCGCTACGTCCATGAACGAATCCGTCATCCAGGGCCTAGACATTCAAAAAGAAGCATTGCGAGAAGGAAGTTATTTGCCAATTTTCGGTTCATCTGAACTTTCTCGTATAGACCCATTTCATCCAAGTGTTGTTTCCCAAAAATACGATCAAGGTTACACGCCATTTCTACTAGGGCGCCCTGGAACACAAAGTCTAAGTCATTTTCTAGATGTAAATGCACTCGGTAATGATCTTAAAGGCAAGAAAGTCGCCGTTATCTTATCGCCACAATGGTTTGGACCAAAAGGTGTTTCAGATCCATCTTTCGGGGCCAATTTCTCTCCTCTTCATGCATATAAATTTGCATTAGAAGACACAAAAAATACGCCCGAGCGAAGATATGCTGCCAAAAGATTATTAAGTTTCCAAGTAGTACAAAGCGATTCTACTTTAAAAAACTTATTAGAAAATATAGTTGCCAAAGGGCCTAAAAAACCACATGACAGAAAACTAACTAAAATAGCCGGTAATATCGAACTTAAAATTCTTAAACGTAAAGATGACTTAGAATCCAAAGTCATCGCTGGTTCCAAACAAGAACGCGTCGATAAAGGATTAAAAGCCCTTCCTGAAAAACTAGACTATAACCAGCTGGATCAGTTAGCAAAAGAAGCCGGTGAAAAAGGAACTGGCCCCAATCCATTTCAAGTGAAAGAAGACTACTACAAAAAGAAAATTCAACCAATCGAAGGAGAACTTAAAAATAGTCGAACGAAATTACGTTATGATCTAGATTCTCCAGAGTATGGAGACTTACAACTACTTATGGATTCCTTAAAAAAAGCTGGTGCCGATGTCATCTTTATCAACCCTCCTATCAACGGAAAATGGGTAGATTATATCGGATTAAATGAACAAGGCTTGGAAAACTACTATGCAAAAACGAAACAACAAATTGAAAGTCAAGGTTTCCGTTATTACTCCTTAGAAGAATATCAAAATAAACCTTACTATTTGGAAGATCCAATCCATTTAAGCTGGCGTGGTTGGGTAAAAATTGATCAAGTTCTCGCTGACTTTGTTAAAGATCCTATCCAAACAAACTATACTCCAACAGCAGACGATTTTTATAAGAACCATCATCCCGATCCTGGGCAAAAAAAAATCCAGAAGTAG
- the dltB gene encoding D-alanyl-lipoteichoic acid biosynthesis protein DltB — protein sequence MSTPYGTILYFGVLILFLLPIIIAGLLGKRLPIYNAFVTLLFLYFLFSASTIQAITFIFFVFWQLALVRLYFHYRQERKKNHGGVFVIAVILSILPLIVSKVVPILGDHVTMVGFLGISYLTFKAAQMIIEIRDNLIKQYNAWDFVHFLLFFPTISSGPIDRFRRFKKDVDNPPSKEAYLDLLNRGIFLIFLGFLYKFIIAYLVNKHFVVPLDFSITHHVDTNLSLFGYMYAYSMYLFFDFAGYSAFAVGVSYLLGIQPPMNFNKPFAARNIKEFWNRWHMTLSFWFRDYVFMRFVFWITKKKWFKSKFTIAYLAYFVNFFIMGVWHGLHWYYIVYGLYQATLIVGFDLFERFNKKHKIYPKNKVTYVISVIITFHFVCFGFLIFSGILDKINF from the coding sequence GTGAGCACACCGTACGGTACAATTCTTTATTTTGGTGTACTTATCCTCTTTTTACTTCCTATCATTATAGCTGGTTTGTTAGGAAAGAGATTACCGATTTATAATGCTTTTGTCACACTCTTATTTTTATACTTTTTATTCTCAGCAAGTACCATCCAAGCTATTACATTCATTTTCTTCGTCTTTTGGCAACTTGCACTTGTTCGACTTTACTTTCATTATCGGCAAGAACGAAAGAAGAATCACGGCGGCGTATTCGTTATCGCTGTGATCCTCTCGATTCTTCCGTTAATTGTATCTAAAGTCGTACCAATTTTAGGAGATCATGTTACAATGGTTGGTTTCCTAGGGATATCGTACTTAACTTTTAAAGCAGCTCAAATGATTATTGAAATACGCGATAACTTAATTAAGCAGTACAACGCATGGGATTTTGTTCATTTCTTACTATTCTTCCCAACTATTTCATCCGGTCCAATTGATCGTTTCCGTCGCTTCAAAAAAGATGTCGATAATCCACCTAGTAAAGAAGCTTATTTAGATTTACTTAACCGAGGAATATTCCTTATTTTTCTTGGGTTTCTCTATAAATTCATCATTGCATACTTAGTGAATAAACATTTCGTTGTTCCACTAGATTTTTCGATTACGCATCATGTTGATACAAATTTAAGTTTATTCGGTTATATGTATGCCTATAGTATGTATCTATTTTTTGACTTTGCTGGTTATAGTGCCTTTGCAGTCGGTGTTAGTTACTTGTTAGGTATTCAACCCCCCATGAACTTTAACAAACCATTTGCAGCACGAAATATTAAAGAATTTTGGAATCGTTGGCATATGACGCTTTCTTTCTGGTTCCGAGATTATGTATTCATGCGTTTTGTCTTTTGGATAACTAAAAAGAAATGGTTTAAAAGTAAATTTACTATCGCCTACTTAGCCTATTTTGTTAACTTTTTCATCATGGGTGTATGGCACGGCCTTCACTGGTATTACATCGTTTACGGTCTTTATCAAGCAACTCTTATTGTTGGATTTGACCTTTTCGAAAGATTCAATAAGAAACATAAAATTTATCCAAAAAACAAGGTGACTTATGTAATTAGTGTCATCATTACATTCCATTTTGTTTGTTTCGGATTCCTGATATTCTCAGGTATTTTAGATAAAATTAATTTTTAA
- a CDS encoding teichoic acid D-Ala incorporation-associated protein DltX has translation MNKIKLFLHHPATIFTLKTCFYFAILLGLLWFYGFKNPEGAKFIYNEF, from the coding sequence ATGAATAAAATAAAACTATTTCTGCATCATCCAGCAACTATTTTTACTTTAAAGACTTGTTTCTATTTTGCAATATTGCTTGGATTACTGTGGTTTTATGGCTTCAAAAACCCTGAAGGCGCAAAATTTATTTACAATGAATTTTAA
- the dltC gene encoding D-alanine--poly(phosphoribitol) ligase subunit DltC encodes MAFRENVLEILEEITETEEVVQNPNIKLFDEGLLDSMATVQLLIEIEEKLDITVPVSEFDRDEWATPEMIITQLEALK; translated from the coding sequence ATGGCTTTTCGTGAAAATGTATTAGAAATCTTAGAAGAAATTACAGAAACAGAAGAAGTAGTTCAAAATCCAAATATCAAATTGTTTGATGAAGGTTTGCTTGACTCGATGGCGACCGTCCAACTCTTAATTGAAATAGAAGAAAAATTAGATATTACAGTTCCCGTTTCTGAATTCGACCGCGACGAATGGGCAACACCTGAAATGATTATTACACAACTAGAGGCGCTTAAATAA
- the dltA gene encoding D-alanine--poly(phosphoribitol) ligase subunit DltA, which yields MTTSIIERIDAWAEKTPDFPCYEYAGTRLSYKELKRQSDALASFLLKNVTTDKEKPVIVYGHMSPLMIISFLGAIKSGRAYVPVDVSMPVERIEQIKKASNPALFICTEKLPSSLSITDCPVLSTEKLVDSLQNHLDEVPNSEACVKNDDNYYIIYTSGSTGNPKGVQISQNNLVSFSNWILQDFSLKQGLRFLNQAPFSFDLSVMDLYPCLLSGGTLVPLDKNITSNMKDLYHEISAQNFDVWVSTPSFADLCLLDPNFNQENNPNLSRFLFCGEVLAKKTAYELLDRFPDAAIYNTYGPTEATVAVTQVKITRELLDAYPSLPLGIIKPDMRLHIVDQETGELVPDGQKGEIILIGASVSKGYLNEPEKTDQVFFDYNGYQAYHTGDSGLIKDGYLFFQGRLDFQIKLHGYRIELEDIENNLKKVSLINNCAIIPKMKDDKVEMLVAQVIPSPNNFEKEYQLSAAIKNELKEFMPAYMIPRKWIYKTEFPLTMNGKIDRKMLHNEVNK from the coding sequence ATGACCACAAGTATTATAGAGAGAATTGATGCATGGGCAGAAAAGACACCAGATTTCCCTTGCTATGAATACGCTGGAACACGTCTTTCCTATAAAGAATTGAAGCGCCAATCGGATGCACTTGCTTCCTTTTTACTAAAAAATGTAACAACGGATAAAGAAAAACCGGTTATCGTTTACGGACATATGTCGCCACTAATGATTATCTCATTTTTAGGTGCTATCAAATCAGGTAGAGCTTATGTACCTGTTGATGTTTCGATGCCTGTTGAACGAATCGAACAAATCAAAAAAGCGTCAAATCCAGCACTATTTATTTGCACAGAAAAATTACCAAGTAGCTTGAGCATTACAGATTGCCCAGTTTTAAGTACCGAAAAATTAGTGGATTCCTTACAAAATCACTTAGATGAAGTACCAAACTCAGAGGCATGTGTAAAAAATGATGATAATTACTATATTATTTATACTTCTGGAAGCACTGGTAATCCAAAAGGCGTTCAAATTAGTCAAAATAATCTAGTTAGTTTCAGCAACTGGATATTACAAGATTTTTCTTTAAAGCAAGGACTTCGCTTTTTAAATCAAGCACCATTTTCGTTTGATTTGTCAGTGATGGATTTATATCCGTGTCTACTTTCAGGAGGAACACTTGTACCACTAGATAAAAATATCACTTCTAATATGAAAGACTTATATCATGAAATTTCGGCACAAAACTTTGACGTATGGGTTTCTACGCCTTCGTTTGCAGATTTATGCTTGTTAGACCCAAATTTCAATCAAGAAAATAATCCAAATTTAAGCCGCTTTTTATTCTGTGGTGAAGTTCTTGCAAAGAAAACTGCCTATGAACTTCTAGACCGCTTTCCAGATGCAGCGATTTACAACACGTATGGACCTACAGAAGCAACTGTTGCTGTGACACAAGTAAAAATCACACGTGAACTTTTAGACGCTTATCCGAGCCTACCACTTGGTATCATTAAACCTGATATGAGACTTCACATTGTAGATCAAGAAACTGGTGAATTAGTTCCAGATGGTCAAAAAGGGGAAATCATCCTTATCGGCGCAAGTGTTTCTAAGGGGTATTTAAATGAACCAGAAAAAACGGACCAAGTATTCTTTGATTATAACGGTTACCAAGCTTATCACACAGGCGATTCAGGCTTAATCAAAGACGGTTATCTCTTTTTCCAAGGACGCCTTGATTTCCAAATTAAGCTACATGGTTATCGAATTGAACTGGAAGATATTGAAAACAATCTAAAGAAGGTTAGTTTAATTAATAACTGCGCGATTATTCCTAAAATGAAAGACGATAAAGTAGAAATGTTGGTCGCTCAGGTCATCCCTTCTCCTAACAATTTCGAAAAAGAATACCAGCTAAGTGCAGCAATCAAAAATGAACTAAAAGAATTTATGCCAGCATATATGATTCCAAGGAAATGGATTTACAAGACAGAATTTCCACTTACAATGAATGGCAAAATTGATCGTAAAATGCTGCATAACGAGGTTAACAAGTGA